From a region of the Enterobacter cancerogenus genome:
- a CDS encoding cellulase family glycosylhydrolase produces the protein MKEQWSKDQAQAWYQQQGWLCGFNYLPSTAVNWTDIWQQETFDADTIDRELGWAADAGYNTLRINLPFIVWEHDRDGLMARIDRFLTIVDNRGFSTMLTLMDDCGFSGDEPYLGPQKPPVPGKHNSQAAASPGRDKVCDRDCWPQIERYIRDVVRQFRDDKRVLLWDLYNEPGNRGIFATGTEEVLYDEKLETCAHELMKLAFRWVREEDPTQPLTVCAWRLPAEEEGETFYQHPLDQTALELSDVVSYHAYTNTGRMTAIIQQLQALGRPIFCTEWLARHVGGTIEEQLPLMYMAKVAPYQWGLVRGKTQTWLPWPVVMKESTDYCRLWFHDVFEENGIPFSRAEIALMQKLRKIAPNVQG, from the coding sequence ATGAAAGAGCAATGGAGCAAGGACCAGGCGCAGGCGTGGTATCAGCAGCAAGGCTGGCTGTGCGGGTTTAACTACCTGCCCTCCACGGCGGTGAACTGGACCGATATCTGGCAGCAAGAGACCTTCGATGCAGACACGATCGATCGCGAACTGGGCTGGGCGGCCGACGCGGGGTACAACACCCTGCGCATCAATCTGCCGTTTATTGTCTGGGAGCACGATCGCGACGGCCTGATGGCACGCATCGACCGTTTTCTGACGATTGTCGATAACCGTGGGTTCAGCACCATGCTGACCCTGATGGACGACTGCGGATTCTCCGGCGATGAACCGTACCTTGGCCCGCAGAAGCCGCCCGTGCCAGGCAAGCATAACAGCCAGGCGGCGGCGAGCCCGGGGCGCGATAAAGTGTGCGATCGCGACTGCTGGCCGCAGATTGAGCGCTATATCCGCGACGTTGTTCGCCAGTTCCGCGACGACAAGCGCGTGCTGCTGTGGGATCTGTATAACGAGCCGGGCAACCGCGGCATTTTCGCGACGGGCACGGAAGAGGTGCTGTACGACGAGAAGCTGGAAACCTGCGCGCACGAGCTGATGAAGCTGGCGTTCCGGTGGGTACGTGAAGAAGACCCGACCCAGCCGCTCACCGTCTGCGCGTGGCGACTGCCGGCGGAAGAGGAGGGCGAGACGTTCTACCAGCATCCGCTGGACCAGACCGCGCTGGAACTGTCGGACGTGGTGAGCTACCACGCCTACACCAATACCGGGCGCATGACGGCGATTATCCAGCAGCTGCAGGCGCTGGGCCGCCCGATCTTCTGCACCGAATGGCTGGCGCGCCACGTCGGCGGCACCATTGAAGAGCAGCTGCCGCTGATGTACATGGCGAAGGTCGCGCCGTACCAGTGGGGCCTGGTGCGCGGAAAAACCCAGACCTGGCTGCCGTGGCCGGTGGTGATGAAAGAGTCCACGGACTACTGCCGCCTGTGGTTCCACGATGTGTTCGAGGAGAACGGCATCCCGTTCTCGCGCGCGGAAATCGCGCTGATGCAGAAGCTGCGTAAAATCGCCCCGAACGTGCAGGGCTAA